The window GATTTGTGAAAAAAGCACAAAAAAAAGAAATATATTGACAATAATTATACACATAGATATAATATTAATTAAATTAAAAAATTAAATACAACTATAAATTTGGGGAAAAGAGGTGCCTTATGGAAAAGAATGCGGGGGGAAGGGAAGTGTCTGCGGTCAGGAAAAGAAATAAGCGGAAAGAAGCAATTATTCTGAATGGATGGTGCTGGCTGTTTATGTCCCTGTCATTGATTTTTTATATCCTGTTCCAGGGATATCCCATTATCTGCAGCATACAGTATTCATTTCTCGACTGGTCAGGATTGACCCATAACGCGGTGTTTATCGGCCTTCAGAATTATGTGGAACTGATCCATGACAAACTGTTCTGGAATGCATTTTTTAACAGTTTCAAGTATACGGCCATGATCGTGCCGCTGGAGCTGGCAGTTTCCCTGTTTCTCGCTTACATGCTGAACAACGAACGGTTAAGGGGGCGTACGGTTTACCGGACCATGTATTTTATTCCTGTGGTCACCACTGCTTCCGTTGTTGGAATTATTATGATATTCCTGCTAGGCGTCCAGGGGCCTGTGAACCATCTGCTGGTGGCATTACATATAAGCAGGACACCGGTCAATTTCCTGGGAAATGCGAAGTTCGCAATGCCGGCACTGGTGGTCATCTCGCTTTGGAAGGACTGCGGAACATACATGATATACTGGCTGGCCGGTCTGCAGGGAGTCCCGAAAGATGTGTATGAGGCTGCAACCGTGGATGGCGCGGGCAGAGGGCAGGTTTTTTTCCATATTGTCCTTCCAATGATCGCACCGGTGGGAGGCGTGATAGCAATCCTCTGTGCCATCAATTCCCTGAAGGTATTTGATATGATAAAGACGATGACAGAGGGAGGACCGTTTTATGCAACGGATGTAATAGCAACCTACGTTTACCGTATGGCTTTTTCCAGCGAAGTGGGAATGCCCAGGCTGGGATATTCCAGCGCGGCGGCCCTGCTCTTCGGCGGGGCGGTCATTGCCATCGGTACGGTGTCTAATGTGATCAAAGACCGGCTGAACCAAAGACGGATGCAGTGAATCGGGAGGTGGTAAAGATGAGCAGAGAGAGAAGGATCCGCAATGGAAAGACGTTGCTTACACATGTAATATTACTGGTGATTGGGCTGGCCTGGATTTATCCGTTTTTATGGATGATTTCAGCCTCCT of the Lacrimispora indolis DSM 755 genome contains:
- a CDS encoding carbohydrate ABC transporter permease, producing MEKNAGGREVSAVRKRNKRKEAIILNGWCWLFMSLSLIFYILFQGYPIICSIQYSFLDWSGLTHNAVFIGLQNYVELIHDKLFWNAFFNSFKYTAMIVPLELAVSLFLAYMLNNERLRGRTVYRTMYFIPVVTTASVVGIIMIFLLGVQGPVNHLLVALHISRTPVNFLGNAKFAMPALVVISLWKDCGTYMIYWLAGLQGVPKDVYEAATVDGAGRGQVFFHIVLPMIAPVGGVIAILCAINSLKVFDMIKTMTEGGPFYATDVIATYVYRMAFSSEVGMPRLGYSSAAALLFGGAVIAIGTVSNVIKDRLNQRRMQ